A window of the Emys orbicularis isolate rEmyOrb1 chromosome 1, rEmyOrb1.hap1, whole genome shotgun sequence genome harbors these coding sequences:
- the LOC135886443 gene encoding olfactory receptor 52B2-like yields the protein MMPADNHTAFDPVSYILTGIPGTEESHFWIAIPFCLIYVASLFGNSLLLFIILTERSLHEPMYLLVSMLAAADLLLSTTTVPKMLAVFWFRAGEISFTACLTQMFFIHVSFLAESAILLAMAFDRYVAICDPLRYTIILTKSVIGKMGLAVVTRSFCIIFPLIVLTKQLKFCRTNLLPHAYCEHMILARLACNDITVHVWYGVAVAILVICLDIVLIAVSYGLILRAVFLLPTKEARLKALRTCGSHVCVILMFYVPSVFSSLAHQFGHIIPGYIVNLLANLYVLIPPMLNPIVYGVTTKEILKRVINVFYRCCSRSSLLS from the coding sequence ATGATGCCAGCTGACAATCACACTGCTTTTGACCCTGTTAGTTACATCCTGACCGGCATCCCGGGTACGGAGGAGTCTCATTTCTGGATTGCCATCCCCTTCTGTCTGATTTACGTTGCATCACTTTTTGGGAACTCTCTCCTACTATTCATCATACTAACAGAAcgaagcctccatgagcccatgtatcTATTAGTGTCCATGCTGGCCGCTGCTGATCTGCTGTTATCTACCACTACGGTGCCCAAGATGCTGGCTGTATTCTGGTTTAGAGCCGGAGAAATTTCTTTTACTGCCTGCCTGACCCAGATGTTTTTCATCCATGTCAGTTTTCTTGCCgagtcagccatcttgctggccATGGCGTTTGATCGGTATGTTGCCATCTGCGATCCCCTGAGATACACCATCATACTAACCAAGTCTGTGATCGGGAAGATGGGGCTGGCAGTTGTCACAAGAAGTTTCTGTATCATTTTTCCTCTCATCGTTCTCACGAAGCAGCTGAAGTTCTGCAGAACCAACCTCCTGCCTCACGCCTATTGTGAGCATATGATCCTAGCCCGGCTGGCCTGCAATGACATCACAGTCCACGTCTGGTATGGTGTAGCTGTGGCTATTTTAGtaatttgtttagatattgtgctCATTGCTGTATCATATGGGTTGATCCTCAGGGCCGTCTTCCTGCTCCCCACCAAGGAAGCCCGGCTCAAGGCTCTCCGCACCTGCGGCTCCCATGTCTGTGTCATACTGATGTTCTACGTGCCGTCTGTTTTCTCCTCTTTAGCACACCAGTTTGGGCACATCATCCCAGGTTATATTGTCAACCTACTGGCCAACCTCTACGTGCTCATTCcccccatgttaaaccccatTGTTTATGGCGTGACAACAAAAGAGATCCTGAAACGCGTGATCAATGTGTTTTATCGATGCTGCAGCAGAAGCTCCCTGCTGAGCTAA